From Staphylococcus sp. M0911, a single genomic window includes:
- a CDS encoding ComF family protein, whose product MEQCLQCLNPINEQLTIINFYRKPCVICETCFEKWNQVKINDALKRCKKCLKLMTKGEHICEDCQFLNERFNIQYRLKCNFNYDGIMKETMHQYKFLKDHYLCKVLAAIINLPEGKFDYVIPIPSPDERNIERTFNPVEEVLKMKGIAYVNVLGTQLRPKQAELNKINRLKETNPFFIRNNVELDGKEILLVDDIYTTGLTINRAMCKLSTLNVRKFNVFAFAR is encoded by the coding sequence ATGGAACAATGCCTACAATGTTTAAATCCGATCAATGAACAATTAACTATTATTAATTTTTATAGAAAACCTTGTGTTATATGTGAGACTTGCTTTGAAAAATGGAATCAAGTAAAGATTAATGATGCATTAAAGCGTTGTAAAAAGTGTTTGAAATTAATGACTAAAGGTGAACATATTTGTGAAGACTGTCAATTTTTGAATGAACGATTTAACATTCAATATCGATTAAAATGTAATTTTAATTATGATGGTATTATGAAAGAAACGATGCATCAATATAAATTTTTGAAAGATCATTATTTATGTAAGGTTCTTGCCGCGATCATCAATTTACCAGAAGGTAAGTTTGATTATGTAATTCCAATACCATCGCCAGATGAACGTAATATTGAAAGGACATTTAATCCAGTTGAAGAAGTATTAAAGATGAAGGGTATTGCCTATGTAAATGTACTAGGTACACAATTAAGACCGAAACAAGCAGAGTTAAATAAAATTAACCGTCTTAAAGAGACCAATCCCTTCTTTATAAGAAACAATGTTGAGTTGGATGGTAAAGAAATATTACTTGTAGATGATATTTATACAACAGGGTTAACGATTAACCGCGCAATGTGTAAATTATCTACATTAAATGTCAGAAAATTCAATGTGTTTGCGTTTGCAAGATGA
- a CDS encoding YfbR-like 5'-deoxynucleotidase, with product MGIHQYYKRLSDMEKLIRLPGKFKYFEHNVAAHSFKVTKIAQYLGTVEEYNGNVIDWKSLYEKALNHDFAEVFTGDIKTPVKYASRELKMLFSQVEEEMVENFIKEEIPEQYRDIYRQRLQEGKDDSLEGQILAVADKIDLLYETFGEIQKRNPEPLFFEIYEMSLETIMQFDHLASVHDFIDNVIPEMLTENFIPRTELRETTMTILNKRNR from the coding sequence ATGGGCATACATCAATATTATAAAAGACTCTCTGATATGGAAAAGCTTATTAGGTTGCCTGGTAAATTCAAATATTTTGAGCATAATGTTGCTGCACACTCGTTCAAAGTAACTAAAATTGCTCAATATCTTGGTACTGTTGAAGAATATAATGGAAATGTTATAGACTGGAAGAGCTTATACGAAAAAGCACTAAACCACGACTTTGCAGAGGTGTTTACAGGTGATATTAAAACGCCAGTAAAGTACGCAAGTAGAGAATTGAAAATGCTTTTTTCACAAGTTGAAGAAGAAATGGTAGAGAATTTTATTAAGGAAGAAATCCCTGAACAATATCGTGACATTTACAGACAAAGGTTACAAGAAGGTAAAGATGATTCGTTAGAGGGGCAAATACTTGCTGTAGCAGATAAAATCGATTTACTTTATGAAACATTTGGTGAAATACAAAAACGTAACCCAGAACCTTTGTTTTTTGAAATATATGAAATGAGTTTAGAAACAATTATGCAATTCGATCATTTAGCATCTGTTCATGATTTTATTGATAATGTTATTCCTGAAATGCTAACAGAAAACTTCATTCCTAGAACAGAATTACGAGAAACTACGATGACAATACTAAATAAAAGAAACAGGTGA
- the prfB gene encoding peptide chain release factor 2 (programmed frameshift): MELSEIKRNIDAYKDNLNQIRGSLDLENKETNIREYEEMMTEPNFWDDQNRAQDIIDKNNALKSMVNGFYELEESVEDMSATVELLQEEFDEDMKQELENNVVEFKAEIDHFELQLLLDGPYDANNAILELHPGAGGTESQDWVSMLLRMYQRYCEQSGFKVETVDYLPGDEAGVKSVTLLIKGHNAYGYLKAEKGVHRLVRISPFDSSGRRHTSFASCDVIPDFDNDEIEIEINSDDITVDTFRASGAGGQHINKTESAIRITHHPTGIVVNNQNERSQIKNREAAMKMLKSKLYQLKLEEQEREMAEIRGEQKEIGWGSQIRSYVFHPYSMVKDHRTNEETGKVDAVMDGDIGPFIEAYLRHQMDK, translated from the exons ATGGAATTATCAGAAATTAAAAGAAATATAGATGCGTATAAAGACAATTTAAATCAAATTAGGGGGTCTCTT GACTTAGAAAATAAAGAGACTAACATCCGAGAGTATGAAGAAATGATGACAGAGCCCAATTTTTGGGATGATCAAAATAGAGCCCAAGATATTATTGATAAAAATAATGCTTTAAAATCAATGGTAAATGGTTTTTATGAATTAGAAGAATCTGTGGAAGACATGTCTGCAACAGTTGAATTGTTACAAGAAGAATTTGACGAAGATATGAAGCAAGAGTTAGAAAATAATGTTGTCGAATTTAAAGCAGAGATTGATCACTTTGAATTACAATTATTATTAGATGGACCATATGATGCTAATAATGCAATTTTAGAATTACATCCTGGTGCAGGTGGTACTGAATCACAGGATTGGGTAAGTATGCTATTAAGAATGTATCAACGTTATTGCGAACAAAGCGGCTTTAAAGTTGAAACAGTTGATTACTTACCAGGTGATGAAGCGGGTGTTAAAAGTGTGACACTATTAATCAAAGGGCATAACGCATATGGTTATTTAAAAGCAGAAAAAGGTGTGCATCGTTTAGTTCGAATTTCACCATTTGATTCATCTGGCCGTCGTCATACATCATTTGCTTCTTGTGATGTTATTCCTGATTTTGATAATGATGAGATTGAAATAGAAATCAATTCTGATGACATCACAGTTGATACCTTCAGAGCATCTGGTGCTGGCGGACAACATATCAATAAAACGGAATCAGCAATTAGAATTACCCACCATCCTACAGGTATTGTAGTTAATAACCAAAATGAACGTTCACAAATTAAAAACCGTGAAGCTGCCATGAAAATGTTGAAATCTAAATTGTACCAACTTAAATTAGAAGAACAAGAGCGTGAAATGGCAGAAATACGTGGTGAGCAGAAGGAAATAGGTTGGGGAAGTCAAATTAGGTCTTACGTATTCCATCCTTATTCAATGGTCAAAGATCATAGAACAAATGAGGAAACAGGTAAAGTGGATGCAGTAATGGATGGTGACATTGGTCCGTTTATTGAAGCATATTTAAGACACCAAATGGATAAATAA
- a CDS encoding YigZ family protein, with translation MTKPIITIKEEHTIENTINKSLFISHIKPVASEDEAKAFINEIKAQHKDATHNCSAYTIGPEMNIQKANDDGEPSGTAGVPMLEILKKLDLHDVCVVVTRYFGGIKLGGGGLIRAYSGAVRDVIYDIGRVELRAAIPTTVTLNYDQTGKFEYELGSTSLMLRNQFYTDKVSYQIDVVETEYDDFIAFLNKTTAGNYELNTEDIKMLPFDITTN, from the coding sequence ATGACAAAACCAATCATTACTATTAAAGAAGAACATACTATTGAAAATACGATCAATAAATCTCTTTTTATTTCACATATTAAACCTGTAGCTTCAGAAGATGAAGCAAAGGCATTCATTAATGAGATTAAAGCACAACATAAAGATGCAACACACAACTGTTCTGCATATACTATAGGGCCAGAAATGAATATTCAAAAAGCAAATGACGATGGCGAACCAAGTGGTACGGCTGGTGTACCTATGTTGGAGATATTAAAAAAATTAGATCTACATGATGTGTGTGTGGTTGTAACACGCTATTTTGGTGGCATCAAATTAGGCGGCGGCGGACTCATACGAGCATATAGTGGTGCAGTACGTGATGTCATTTATGATATCGGCCGTGTTGAATTAAGAGCCGCTATTCCAACCACTGTTACCTTGAATTATGATCAAACCGGTAAATTTGAATATGAATTAGGTTCTACTAGCCTTATGCTTAGAAATCAATTCTATACTGACAAAGTTAGCTACCAAATTGATGTCGTTGAAACTGAGTATGATGATTTTATCGCCTTTTTAAATAAAACGACAGCTGGCAATTATGAGCTAAATACTGAAGATATTAAAATGTTACCCTTTGATATTACAACAAATTAA
- a CDS encoding DEAD/DEAH box helicase family protein, which translates to MEQVALVTKGVVFKNNRWHCVQCETDDAKYFHRYYSDFINKDIVYCRKCIQLGRMDHLTDYRIIKSHQKVTPCEYHLEFELSDQQSYASQQIVKAIMERRKLLLYAVTGAGKTEMIFEGIKFARNQGDNIAIVSPRVDVVVEISQRIKNAFIHEDIDVIHQSSQQQFDGHFITSTIHQLYRYKNHFDTIIIDEVDAFPLSMDDDLFKVIQSSSKQNACHIYMTATPPQKLLSTISKDNVIKLPARFHRQPLPVPIFQYLKFKPKQVQFKLLNFLSKQIQNQRYTLVFFNHIDHMIKAFKTYQSQIPNLIYIHSEDEQRFEKVQSLRAGNHMVVFTTTILERGFTMEKLDVVVIEADQFSKAALIQIAGRVGRKKQAPNGNVVYYHNGVSLSMMLARKDIKKMNQLAKQKGWLDI; encoded by the coding sequence TTGGAACAAGTGGCGCTTGTTACTAAAGGGGTCGTATTTAAAAATAACCGATGGCATTGTGTTCAATGTGAAACAGACGATGCTAAATATTTTCATCGCTATTATTCAGATTTTATAAATAAGGACATAGTATATTGTAGGAAATGTATACAACTTGGTCGTATGGATCATTTGACTGATTATAGAATCATAAAGAGTCATCAAAAGGTTACGCCATGTGAATATCATCTGGAATTTGAGCTTTCAGACCAACAAAGCTATGCCTCTCAACAAATTGTAAAAGCCATTATGGAACGAAGAAAATTATTGTTATACGCTGTTACTGGAGCTGGAAAAACTGAAATGATTTTCGAAGGCATTAAGTTTGCTAGAAATCAGGGAGACAATATTGCGATTGTATCCCCACGTGTTGACGTTGTAGTAGAAATTAGTCAACGGATTAAAAATGCATTTATTCACGAAGATATAGATGTCATACATCAAAGTAGTCAACAACAATTCGATGGACATTTTATCACTTCAACAATTCATCAACTATACCGATATAAAAATCACTTTGATACGATCATCATTGATGAAGTAGACGCATTTCCCTTATCTATGGATGACGACTTATTTAAGGTCATTCAATCATCTTCCAAACAGAACGCATGTCATATTTATATGACAGCTACACCACCACAGAAATTATTATCAACGATAAGTAAAGATAATGTGATAAAATTGCCAGCACGATTTCACCGACAACCACTCCCCGTACCTATCTTTCAATATTTAAAGTTTAAACCCAAACAGGTTCAATTTAAATTGTTGAATTTCTTATCCAAACAAATACAGAATCAACGTTATACCTTAGTGTTTTTTAATCATATTGATCATATGATTAAAGCTTTTAAGACATATCAATCTCAAATACCTAATTTAATATATATTCACAGTGAAGATGAACAGCGCTTTGAGAAAGTGCAATCTTTAAGGGCAGGCAATCATATGGTTGTTTTTACCACTACCATTCTTGAACGAGGTTTTACTATGGAAAAGTTGGATGTCGTAGTTATTGAAGCTGACCAGTTTTCTAAAGCGGCATTAATACAGATCGCAGGTCGAGTGGGTAGAAAGAAGCAAGCCCCAAACGGGAATGTGGTTTATTATCATAATGGTGTGTCGTTATCAATGATGTTAGCTAGAAAAGATATTAAAAAAATGAATCAACTTGCGAAACAAAAAGGATGGTTAGACATATAA
- the fakB1 gene encoding fatty acid kinase binding subunit FakB1 — protein MKIAVMTDSTSYLSQDLIDKYDIPVAPLSVTFDDGVSYTEDVNVDIDHFYNKMASSATIPTTSQPAVGEWIQRYEKLREDGYTDVIVVFLSSGISGSYQSGKQAGELVEGINVYAFDSKLAAMMEGCYVLRAIEMVEQGYKPDDIIAELTDMREHTGAYLIVDDLKNLQKSGRITGAQAWVGTLLKMKPVLKFDDGKIVPEEKVRTKKRALKALEDKVLNQVKDYDDVTIYVINGDKTDDGKALLESVKANAPSHYQVAYSEFGPVIAAHLGSGGLGLGYTARQIRLN, from the coding sequence ATGAAGATTGCTGTAATGACTGATTCTACTAGCTATCTATCTCAAGATTTAATTGATAAATATGATATCCCAGTTGCACCGTTAAGTGTAACTTTTGATGATGGTGTAAGCTATACTGAAGATGTAAATGTTGATATTGACCATTTTTACAATAAAATGGCTTCTTCAGCAACGATACCTACGACTAGTCAACCGGCTGTAGGTGAATGGATTCAAAGATATGAAAAATTAAGAGAAGATGGTTACACAGATGTGATAGTTGTATTCTTATCTAGTGGAATTAGTGGGAGTTATCAATCTGGGAAGCAAGCTGGAGAATTAGTTGAAGGCATTAACGTCTATGCATTTGATAGTAAGCTTGCGGCTATGATGGAAGGTTGTTACGTATTACGTGCAATAGAAATGGTAGAACAAGGTTATAAACCAGATGATATCATAGCAGAGTTAACTGATATGAGAGAACATACAGGTGCTTATTTAATTGTAGATGACTTAAAAAATTTACAAAAAAGCGGCCGTATTACAGGCGCACAAGCTTGGGTAGGTACTTTGCTAAAAATGAAACCTGTACTTAAGTTTGATGACGGTAAAATTGTACCGGAAGAAAAAGTACGTACTAAGAAGAGAGCACTCAAAGCATTAGAAGACAAAGTCTTAAATCAAGTCAAAGATTATGATGATGTGACCATTTATGTGATTAATGGTGATAAAACTGATGATGGAAAAGCGTTATTAGAATCTGTTAAAGCGAATGCACCTTCACATTATCAAGTAGCATATTCTGAATTTGGACCAGTTATTGCCGCACACTTAGGATCTGGTGGGTTAGGTTTAGGATATACAGCACGCCAAATTAGACTTAATTAG
- the raiA gene encoding ribosome-associated translation inhibitor RaiA, which produces MIRFEIHGDNLTITDAIRNYIEEKIGKLERYFNNVPNAVAHVKVKTYSNSTTKVEVTIPLKDVTLRAEERHDDLYAGVDLITNKLERQVRKYKTRVNRKHRDRGDQEVFVAEVQEAPPEEISGAEENNDNDIEIIRSKQFSLKPMDSEEAVLQMNLLGHDFFIFTDRETDGTSIVYRRKDGKYGLIETTEQ; this is translated from the coding sequence ATGATTAGATTTGAAATTCATGGAGATAACCTCACTATCACAGATGCAATTCGCAACTATATTGAGGAAAAAATTGGTAAGTTAGAACGTTACTTTAACAATGTACCGAATGCGGTTGCCCACGTTAAAGTTAAAACTTATTCAAATTCAACTACAAAAGTTGAAGTGACAATTCCGCTTAAAGATGTAACTTTAAGAGCAGAAGAAAGACATGATGATTTATATGCAGGTGTTGATTTAATTACTAATAAACTTGAACGTCAAGTTAGAAAGTATAAAACACGTGTAAATCGTAAGCACCGTGATCGTGGCGATCAAGAAGTATTTGTAGCAGAAGTTCAAGAAGCGCCACCAGAAGAAATTAGCGGTGCTGAAGAAAATAATGATAATGATATCGAAATTATCCGTTCTAAACAATTCAGTTTAAAACCTATGGATTCTGAAGAAGCGGTGCTACAAATGAATCTTTTAGGACATGACTTCTTTATCTTTACAGACCGTGAAACTGACGGTACTAGTATCGTTTATCGTCGTAAAGATGGTAAGTATGGTCTAATTGAAACAACTGAACAATAA
- a CDS encoding CHAP domain-containing protein, translated as MKKTLLLSLSSVAACIAFSNVADAQEETAVPNVNTSENIASVGTENASQYIVKPGDTLYQIALNHNITLEELYNLNPGVTPLIFPGDIIIVSPYETQYQVNNTTYNTSNYYVGEPTSTTSQQYIDVTSESTPQVSATTNQSYRNDTDASLYSVSHSGNLYNYGNCTYYAFNRRAELGKPIGSLWGDAGSWAVNARNAGFTVNNIPVAGAVFQSNPGTNGSGGYGHVGVVESVNSNGTVTVSEMNWNGGFNVKSYRTITNPGSYNYIH; from the coding sequence ATGAAGAAGACGTTATTATTATCATTATCATCAGTAGCAGCGTGTATCGCATTCAGCAATGTTGCAGATGCTCAAGAAGAAACTGCTGTACCTAATGTGAATACATCTGAAAACATAGCATCAGTTGGAACTGAGAATGCTAGTCAATATATCGTCAAACCTGGTGACACTTTATATCAAATCGCTTTAAATCACAATATTACTTTAGAAGAATTATATAACCTTAATCCTGGGGTTACACCTTTAATTTTCCCAGGAGACATCATTATTGTTTCTCCTTATGAAACACAATATCAAGTTAATAATACAACTTATAATACAAGCAATTACTATGTTGGAGAACCAACATCAACTACAAGTCAACAATATATAGATGTTACAAGTGAATCAACACCACAAGTATCTGCTACAACGAATCAATCCTATCGTAATGACACTGATGCTAGCTTGTATTCTGTAAGTCATTCAGGTAATTTATATAATTATGGAAACTGCACATATTATGCATTCAATCGTCGTGCAGAGTTAGGGAAACCTATTGGAAGTTTATGGGGAGATGCTGGTAGTTGGGCAGTAAATGCTAGAAATGCTGGTTTCACAGTGAATAATATTCCAGTAGCAGGTGCTGTTTTCCAATCTAATCCTGGTACAAATGGTTCAGGTGGCTATGGTCATGTAGGCGTAGTTGAGAGTGTAAACAGTAATGGTACTGTTACAGTTTCTGAGATGAACTGGAACGGTGGATTTAATGTGAAATCTTACAGAACAATTACAAATCCAGGTAGCTACAACTATATTCATTAA
- the secA gene encoding preprotein translocase subunit SecA: MGFLSKIVDGNKKETKKLGKLADKVLALEEETALLTDEEIRNKTKKFQEELAEIEDVKKQNDYLDKILPEAYALVREGSKRVFNMIPYKVQVMGGIAIHHGDIAEMRTGEGKTLTATMPTYLNALAGRGVHVITVNEYLSSVQSEEMAELYEFLGLSVGLNLNSKTTTEKREAYAQDITYSTNNELGFDYLRDNMVNYAEERVMRPLHFAIIDEVDSILIDEARTPLIISGEAEKSTSLYTQANVFAKMLKLDDDYKYDEKTKSVNLTEQGADKAERMFKIDNLYDVQNVEIISHINTALRAHVTLQRDVDYMVVDGEVLIVDQFTGRTMPGRRFSEGLHQAIEAKEGVQIQNESKTMASITFQNYFRMYNKLAGMTGTAKTEEEEFRNIYNMTVTQIPTNKPVQRVDKSDLIYISQKGKFDAVVEDVVEKHKKGQPVLLGTVAVETSEYISNLLKKRGVRHDVLNAKNHEREAEIVANAGQKGSVTIATNMAGRGTDIKLGEGVEEIGGLAVIGTERHESRRIDDQLRGRSGRQGDNGDSRFYLSLQDELMVRFGSERLQKMMGRLGMDDSTPIESKMVSRAVESAQKRVEGNNFDARKRILEYDEVLRKQREIIYSERNEIIDNDDSSQVVDAMLRSTLQRGINYHINEEDDNLDYQPFINYINDVFLQEGELKESEIKGKDSEDIFEVVWSKIEKAYAKQKETLGDQMNEFERMILLRSIDSHWTDHIDTMDQLRQGIHLRSYAQQNPLRDYQNEGHELFDMMMQNIEEDTCKFILKSVVQVEDDIEREKTTDFGEAKHVSAEDGKEKVKPQPIVKGEDIGRNDPCPCGSGKKYKNCHGQA, from the coding sequence ATGGGATTTTTATCAAAAATTGTTGACGGCAATAAAAAAGAAACGAAAAAATTAGGTAAGTTAGCTGATAAAGTACTCGCATTAGAGGAAGAAACAGCACTTTTAACTGATGAAGAAATTCGAAATAAAACTAAGAAATTTCAAGAAGAACTTGCTGAAATTGAAGATGTTAAAAAACAAAATGATTATTTAGATAAAATTTTACCTGAAGCGTATGCACTCGTACGTGAAGGTTCTAAACGTGTTTTTAATATGATTCCATATAAAGTACAAGTAATGGGTGGTATCGCAATTCATCATGGCGATATTGCTGAAATGAGAACAGGTGAAGGTAAAACGTTAACAGCGACAATGCCTACATATTTAAATGCGTTAGCAGGGCGAGGCGTTCACGTTATTACAGTCAATGAATATTTATCTAGCGTTCAAAGTGAAGAAATGGCAGAGCTATACGAATTTCTAGGTTTATCTGTAGGACTTAATTTAAATAGTAAAACCACAACAGAAAAACGTGAAGCATATGCACAAGATATCACATATAGCACGAATAACGAACTAGGATTCGACTATTTGAGAGATAACATGGTGAACTATGCAGAAGAGCGTGTTATGAGACCACTGCATTTTGCTATTATTGATGAGGTTGACTCTATTTTAATTGATGAAGCAAGAACACCACTTATTATTTCAGGTGAAGCAGAAAAATCTACATCTCTTTATACACAAGCTAATGTTTTCGCTAAAATGCTCAAATTAGATGATGATTATAAATATGATGAAAAGACGAAATCTGTAAACTTAACAGAACAAGGTGCAGATAAAGCTGAGCGTATGTTTAAGATTGATAATCTTTATGACGTTCAAAACGTAGAAATTATTAGTCATATTAATACAGCATTAAGAGCACATGTAACATTACAACGAGATGTTGACTACATGGTTGTTGATGGCGAAGTACTTATAGTTGACCAATTTACTGGTCGTACAATGCCGGGAAGACGTTTCTCTGAAGGTTTACACCAAGCGATTGAAGCTAAAGAAGGCGTACAAATTCAAAATGAATCTAAAACTATGGCGTCAATCACATTCCAAAACTACTTCAGAATGTACAATAAGTTGGCAGGTATGACAGGTACTGCTAAAACAGAAGAAGAAGAGTTCCGTAATATTTATAATATGACAGTAACTCAAATTCCGACTAATAAACCTGTACAACGTGTTGACAAATCTGACTTAATTTACATTAGTCAAAAAGGGAAATTCGATGCCGTTGTTGAAGATGTAGTTGAAAAGCATAAAAAAGGTCAACCTGTATTATTGGGTACAGTTGCTGTAGAAACATCTGAATATATTTCTAATTTATTAAAAAAACGTGGCGTAAGACATGATGTATTAAATGCCAAAAACCATGAACGTGAAGCGGAAATAGTCGCAAATGCTGGTCAAAAAGGATCGGTTACCATTGCGACAAACATGGCTGGTCGTGGTACGGATATCAAATTAGGTGAAGGCGTAGAAGAAATTGGTGGTTTAGCCGTTATTGGTACAGAACGTCATGAATCACGCCGAATTGATGACCAATTACGTGGTCGTTCTGGTCGTCAAGGAGACAATGGTGACAGTCGTTTCTATTTATCATTACAAGATGAATTAATGGTTCGCTTCGGTTCAGAGAGATTACAAAAAATGATGGGCCGATTAGGAATGGATGATTCTACACCAATTGAATCTAAAATGGTTTCAAGAGCAGTAGAATCAGCACAAAAACGCGTTGAAGGTAACAACTTTGATGCCCGTAAACGTATCTTAGAATATGACGAAGTACTACGTAAACAACGTGAGATTATCTATAGTGAACGTAACGAAATCATTGATAACGATGATAGTTCACAAGTTGTAGATGCCATGTTACGTTCAACATTACAACGTGGAATCAACTATCATATCAATGAAGAGGATGATAACTTAGATTACCAACCATTCATCAACTACATTAATGATGTCTTCTTACAAGAAGGCGAATTAAAAGAATCAGAAATCAAAGGCAAAGATTCAGAAGATATCTTTGAAGTAGTATGGTCTAAAATTGAAAAAGCTTATGCTAAACAAAAAGAAACGCTTGGCGATCAAATGAATGAATTCGAGAGAATGATTTTATTACGTTCTATTGACAGTCATTGGACAGATCACATTGATACAATGGATCAGTTACGTCAGGGTATCCATTTACGTTCATATGCACAACAAAACCCATTACGTGATTATCAAAATGAAGGTCACGAGTTATTTGATATGATGATGCAAAATATCGAAGAAGATACTTGTAAGTTCATATTAAAATCAGTGGTACAAGTTGAAGATGATATTGAACGTGAAAAAACAACAGATTTCGGTGAAGCAAAACATGTTTCAGCCGAAGATGGTAAAGAAAAAGTAAAACCACAACCGATTGTTAAAGGTGAAGACATCGGTCGTAATGATCCTTGTCCTTGCGGAAGTGGTAAGAAATATAAAAACTGTCATGGACAAGCATAG